In Yersinia enterocolitica subsp. enterocolitica, one DNA window encodes the following:
- a CDS encoding fimbria/pilus outer membrane usher protein gives MRFAPWLSYLLTQGLLVSHSVSAADESKQDEYVFEDALLRGSSLGLGAISRFNKKDSYEAGKYQVDLYMNNKFVDRIELIFITKDDAVVPCLSASQLLQAGVNDSVLKNANQEDDCLDFKTLLPASDYRFDYAKLRFDLSIPQLYVKNVPRGYVDPRNLTAGETIGFSNYNLNQYHVGYNKDGIKRSTDSTYLSLNNGINAGMWRFRQQGSLRYDPTRGANWTSNRLYSQRALPSIGSEVTVGETFSSGQFFSSLGFSGIALSTDDRMLPESQRGYAPVIRGIARTNAKVTVYQNNRPIYQSTVSPGAFEFNDLTATNFGGDLTVEIQEADGTLSTFQVPFSSVPESLRPGYSRYSFAAGQVRDLSSQEMFGELTYQQGVSNAITANSGMRLASGYQAVMLGGVFTHYIGALGLDATYSHASLPSDTHSSENKSQNGWMARASFSRTFETTNTTLSVAGYRYSTEGYRDLSDVLGIRAASNGKVWSSGTYQQRSRAEISLNQNLNSYGSLYLTASSQDYRNSRERDTQLQLGYANTLWRNTSFNLAISKQKTGRGTNETYFVDPGSGMPAANGANFLATNETVVQMSVSFPLGGNPQAPYVSAGAVNSRISGASYQTSLAGVMGDDQSASYSMDFARSEQSKENTFSGSLQKRLPVTSLSSSASLSPGYWQSSASTRGAIAFHRGGVTLGPYLSDTFALIEAKGASGAKVMYGQGAKIDGFGYALVPTLTPYRYNTITLDPDGMDFNTELQDGERQIAPYAGSAVKVRFRTLSGYPLLISVKLADGSQVPMGAVVYTTSGPANNQDDNNRQDREVGMVGQASQAYLRAEQARGTLLLVWGDTDNERCQLDYDLGTPNKDKQLYKLDALCVVTQH, from the coding sequence GTGAGGTTTGCTCCCTGGTTATCCTACCTGCTAACACAGGGTCTGTTGGTCAGTCACTCTGTGTCAGCGGCAGATGAGAGTAAGCAAGACGAATATGTGTTTGAGGATGCGTTATTGCGCGGTTCATCACTCGGCTTAGGTGCCATCTCCCGCTTTAATAAGAAAGACAGTTATGAAGCAGGCAAATACCAAGTTGATCTCTATATGAACAACAAGTTTGTCGATCGTATCGAACTGATATTTATAACCAAAGATGATGCTGTTGTTCCCTGCTTATCAGCGTCACAACTGCTGCAAGCTGGCGTAAATGACAGTGTGCTGAAAAATGCCAATCAGGAAGATGACTGTCTGGATTTCAAAACCCTGCTACCTGCCAGTGACTATCGCTTCGATTATGCCAAATTGCGTTTTGATTTATCGATTCCACAACTGTATGTGAAGAATGTTCCGCGTGGCTATGTTGACCCTCGCAATCTCACGGCGGGAGAAACCATTGGTTTTAGTAATTACAATTTAAACCAATATCATGTGGGTTATAACAAAGATGGGATTAAGCGCAGCACCGACTCGACTTATCTCAGCCTAAATAATGGTATCAATGCCGGGATGTGGCGTTTTCGTCAACAAGGCTCTTTGCGCTATGACCCAACCCGAGGGGCGAACTGGACATCTAACCGTTTATACAGCCAACGTGCCCTACCCAGTATTGGCAGTGAAGTTACTGTGGGTGAGACATTCAGTTCCGGCCAGTTTTTCTCCAGTCTGGGATTTAGCGGTATTGCGCTGAGCACCGATGACCGCATGTTGCCGGAGTCACAACGTGGTTATGCTCCTGTTATCCGGGGGATTGCCAGAACTAATGCTAAGGTCACGGTATATCAGAATAATCGGCCAATTTATCAAAGCACCGTTTCGCCAGGAGCATTTGAATTCAATGACTTAACCGCAACAAACTTTGGCGGTGACTTAACTGTTGAAATTCAAGAGGCCGATGGCACTCTCAGCACCTTCCAAGTGCCGTTCTCCTCGGTGCCTGAATCATTACGCCCCGGTTATTCACGCTATAGCTTCGCCGCAGGCCAGGTCCGTGATTTGAGCAGTCAAGAAATGTTCGGTGAGCTGACCTATCAGCAGGGGGTGAGTAACGCTATTACGGCCAATAGCGGGATGCGGTTGGCCTCGGGATATCAGGCGGTGATGCTGGGTGGCGTTTTTACCCACTATATAGGTGCCTTGGGGCTTGATGCCACCTATTCCCATGCCAGCCTTCCGAGCGATACCCACTCATCAGAGAACAAGTCGCAGAATGGCTGGATGGCACGGGCTTCTTTCAGTCGTACCTTTGAAACCACTAACACCACGTTATCGGTGGCGGGCTACCGTTATTCAACGGAAGGTTACCGTGATTTAAGTGATGTATTGGGTATACGGGCGGCCAGTAACGGTAAAGTATGGAGCTCAGGGACTTACCAACAGCGTAGCCGGGCTGAAATCTCCCTTAATCAGAATCTTAACAGTTACGGTTCACTGTATTTGACGGCATCCTCACAGGATTACCGCAATTCACGCGAGCGGGATACCCAGTTGCAATTGGGTTATGCCAATACGCTATGGCGTAATACCAGTTTTAACCTTGCTATTTCAAAACAAAAAACCGGTAGGGGTACCAACGAAACTTACTTTGTCGACCCCGGCAGCGGTATGCCGGCGGCGAACGGGGCGAACTTTCTCGCTACCAATGAAACCGTGGTGCAAATGTCCGTTTCATTCCCATTAGGTGGCAACCCTCAGGCCCCCTATGTCTCTGCCGGTGCTGTTAATAGCCGAATCAGTGGTGCCAGCTATCAGACTTCACTGGCCGGTGTGATGGGCGACGATCAGTCAGCCAGTTACAGCATGGACTTCGCCCGTAGTGAGCAATCCAAAGAAAATACCTTTAGTGGCAGCCTGCAAAAACGGCTACCGGTCACCAGCCTGAGTAGCAGTGCTTCACTTAGCCCTGGTTACTGGCAAAGTTCAGCGAGCACCCGTGGGGCCATTGCTTTCCACCGCGGAGGGGTCACGCTGGGGCCGTATCTGAGCGATACCTTTGCGCTGATTGAGGCAAAAGGGGCCAGTGGGGCCAAAGTCATGTATGGGCAAGGGGCAAAAATCGACGGCTTCGGCTATGCCTTGGTTCCGACCCTGACGCCATATCGCTACAACACCATCACCCTCGATCCTGATGGTATGGATTTCAATACTGAACTTCAGGATGGGGAGCGCCAAATTGCCCCTTATGCCGGTTCAGCAGTCAAAGTCCGTTTTCGCACCCTCAGCGGATACCCTCTCTTAATCTCGGTCAAACTTGCTGATGGCAGCCAAGTGCCGATGGGGGCGGTGGTTTACACCACAAGTGGCCCAGCCAACAACCAGGACGATAATAACCGTCAAGATAGGGAAGTTGGCATGGTTGGGCAAGCCAGTCAGGCATATTTGCGAGCTGAACAGGCCCGTGGAACGCTGCTGCTGGTATGGGGCGATACCGATAATGAGCGCTGCCAGCTAGATTACGATCTAGGCACGCCCAATAAAGATAAACAGCTGTATAAACTCGATGCCTTGTGTGTCGTTACCCAGCATTGA
- a CDS encoding oxidoreductase — MSDHPTIALIGPGAIGTTIAAVLHEVGRTPVLCGRTAHPQLILRHDDGEIVVPGPVLSHPAAISQPFDVVFLAVKTTQIADSANWLAALCDENTVVCALQNGVEQQVRLEPLVKGAKVLPSVVWFPAQREPDASVWLRAKPRLTLPDVPQAKRVADVLSGTSCAVELSADFLSIAWRKLLQNAVAGLMVLANRRAGMFSRVDITELALAYLRECLTVARAEGAVLSDNVPQEIVDGFHHAPADLGTSILADRQANRPLEWDIRNGVIQRYGRLQDIPTPISDVVVPLLAAGSDGPG; from the coding sequence ATGTCTGATCATCCTACGATTGCTCTTATTGGTCCGGGGGCTATCGGTACCACCATCGCCGCTGTACTGCATGAAGTTGGCCGCACGCCAGTCCTTTGTGGGCGCACCGCGCATCCGCAGTTGATTCTGCGTCACGATGACGGTGAAATTGTAGTGCCGGGTCCGGTATTGAGTCATCCGGCGGCTATCAGCCAACCGTTCGACGTGGTGTTTCTGGCAGTGAAAACCACCCAGATCGCTGACAGCGCTAACTGGCTGGCCGCGCTGTGCGATGAAAACACGGTAGTATGTGCGCTGCAAAATGGCGTCGAACAGCAAGTGCGGTTGGAACCCTTAGTCAAGGGTGCAAAGGTACTGCCTTCGGTCGTGTGGTTTCCGGCACAGCGCGAGCCGGATGCTTCAGTCTGGCTGCGCGCTAAGCCTCGCCTGACACTACCGGATGTGCCGCAGGCAAAACGGGTAGCTGATGTGCTCAGCGGCACCAGCTGCGCAGTTGAGCTGTCAGCTGATTTTCTCTCCATCGCCTGGCGAAAATTGTTGCAGAATGCGGTCGCAGGTCTGATGGTACTGGCTAATCGTCGTGCCGGGATGTTCTCACGCGTGGATATCACTGAATTGGCACTGGCATATCTGCGCGAGTGTCTGACGGTAGCGCGAGCGGAAGGTGCCGTATTGAGCGATAACGTTCCACAGGAGATCGTTGACGGCTTTCATCATGCCCCTGCGGATCTAGGCACTTCCATTCTCGCCGACCGTCAGGCCAACCGCCCACTGGAGTGGGATATCCGTAACGGCGTGATACAGCGTTATGGCCGTTTACAGGATATTCCTACGCCGATCAGCGACGTAGTGGTGCCACTGTTGGCTGCAGGGAGTGACGGGCCGGGTTAA
- a CDS encoding fimbrial biogenesis chaperone yields the protein MRYLYLFLLMFNINQAAHAGLVASSTRMIYQPESRERTLMLANTNDYPVVVQTWVDNGDVDSTPDQAEAPFMVLPAVFKMQSGSAQALRIINKGDNLPTDRESVYWLNLYEIPPKTRRNTDAHAQVAMAMNTQMKIFYRPNGLVPKPDEAMKKVSFSLQKQNKEYVLTVDNPTPYHVSFGQMQLNSAQQNHTIAQQMNMMITPFALRQYQFEHPPTSLNGKLTLEYVYFDDAGNQVKNSQLVKVTP from the coding sequence ATGAGATACCTCTACCTGTTTTTATTGATGTTTAACATCAATCAAGCTGCTCACGCGGGCCTTGTTGCCAGTTCAACCCGGATGATTTATCAACCCGAGTCACGCGAGCGTACATTGATGCTGGCGAATACCAATGATTACCCAGTGGTCGTACAGACTTGGGTTGACAATGGCGACGTAGATAGCACACCGGACCAGGCGGAAGCGCCGTTTATGGTGTTACCGGCAGTTTTTAAAATGCAGTCTGGTAGCGCACAAGCGCTGCGTATTATTAATAAAGGTGACAATCTGCCCACCGACCGAGAGTCAGTTTATTGGCTTAATCTCTATGAAATTCCACCTAAAACACGGCGCAACACCGATGCTCATGCTCAAGTCGCGATGGCAATGAACACACAGATGAAAATCTTTTATCGACCCAATGGATTAGTACCTAAACCGGATGAAGCGATGAAAAAAGTCAGTTTTAGCCTGCAAAAACAAAATAAAGAATACGTCCTCACCGTTGATAATCCTACGCCATATCATGTTTCATTCGGTCAGATGCAGCTCAACAGCGCACAACAAAACCATACCATCGCGCAACAGATGAACATGATGATCACCCCGTTTGCTCTGCGACAGTATCAATTTGAACATCCCCCTACCTCGCTCAACGGAAAACTGACCTTGGAGTATGTTTATTTTGATGATGCCGGTAATCAAGTAAAAAACAGCCAGTTAGTTAAAGTGACACCGTAA
- a CDS encoding GNAT family N-acetyltransferase — protein sequence MTDENLKISVVPVQEEDYSKWLPYWLNYQQFYEVQLPEETTIETWKRFLDVDKDMHCAVAKKGQTILGFVHYVFHGSTWSVNDFCYLEDLFVAEDSRSQNIGKHLIEHVKQKASERQCGRLYWHTQEKNLTAQRLYDWIAEKPGVIEYRLPC from the coding sequence ATGACTGATGAAAATTTAAAAATCTCGGTAGTGCCAGTGCAAGAAGAAGATTACTCAAAATGGTTACCTTACTGGCTAAACTATCAGCAATTCTATGAAGTTCAGTTGCCTGAAGAGACTACAATTGAGACATGGAAGCGTTTTTTAGATGTGGATAAAGACATGCATTGCGCAGTCGCAAAAAAAGGGCAGACAATTCTTGGGTTCGTGCACTATGTTTTTCATGGTTCAACATGGTCTGTAAATGATTTCTGTTATTTAGAAGACCTGTTTGTTGCCGAAGACAGCCGGAGTCAAAATATAGGAAAACATCTTATTGAGCATGTTAAACAAAAGGCCAGTGAGCGCCAATGTGGAAGATTATACTGGCACACACAGGAAAAAAACCTAACAGCGCAGCGACTTTATGACTGGATAGCAGAGAAACCTGGTGTTATAGAATATAGATTACCCTGCTGA
- a CDS encoding fimbrial protein, with protein MNPITRLATCHYQGNPLFSHRWRWFLSLVLLSLASPGYAQCVWKGANIGGDNYGASLQLGNVNITSNYIQPIDSILASSIISLIPARFWSDPEAVIYECDVADKDSLFEVFATNGDSNVGGYTNMGDNYFQTFFPYTALKLIHVDSGIEFTRIWQQVPLKKYDVVGNKIQIKGKHFSQIRAELKKVGTVDRTPGPSSWGCPGPAAESYSGSYTCNQPNGYVVFKGPGMPVPETGYDSATNYQTWGTGRYMAFGMNTSPVSILTRKNTCVVRNVTPYVVFPIITVNELNDNQTRSADITVDIECQSGTESGINSGQTALGIQTSLPGYLIAQGLGLVNSAGGVSYLLSDHYGTDKRIATGVGISLSDSSGRAMNFVGWGGCVSNCISTTSAGWYPVLTGANANGSNAAGFNNYSHHFTATLKKLPNGTPTAGKIDATAYVLVKIQ; from the coding sequence ATGAATCCTATAACACGCCTTGCAACCTGCCATTATCAAGGCAACCCTCTTTTCTCACATCGTTGGCGATGGTTTCTTTCACTCGTATTATTGAGTCTCGCCTCTCCCGGCTATGCCCAATGTGTTTGGAAAGGCGCGAATATCGGTGGTGATAACTACGGTGCTTCATTGCAACTAGGCAATGTCAATATCACTAGTAATTACATTCAGCCCATCGATTCCATTCTGGCCTCCAGCATTATCAGCCTGATCCCTGCCCGCTTCTGGTCAGATCCCGAGGCTGTCATCTATGAGTGTGATGTCGCCGATAAAGACAGCCTATTTGAAGTCTTTGCGACTAACGGCGACAGTAATGTCGGCGGTTATACCAATATGGGCGACAACTATTTTCAGACCTTTTTCCCTTATACCGCGTTAAAACTTATTCATGTCGATAGCGGTATTGAGTTCACCCGAATCTGGCAACAGGTTCCGTTGAAGAAATACGATGTGGTCGGTAATAAAATTCAGATTAAAGGCAAGCACTTCAGCCAAATCCGCGCCGAACTGAAAAAGGTCGGTACGGTGGATCGCACTCCCGGCCCTTCCAGTTGGGGCTGCCCGGGGCCTGCGGCAGAGAGTTATTCCGGCAGTTATACCTGCAATCAACCTAATGGATATGTGGTGTTCAAAGGCCCTGGGATGCCAGTACCAGAAACAGGATATGATTCAGCGACCAATTATCAGACATGGGGAACAGGCCGCTATATGGCGTTTGGTATGAATACCTCACCGGTATCCATCCTGACGCGCAAAAACACCTGCGTCGTGCGCAACGTAACGCCTTATGTGGTTTTCCCCATTATCACTGTAAATGAACTCAATGATAATCAGACACGTAGCGCGGATATCACCGTTGATATTGAGTGCCAATCTGGCACCGAGTCAGGTATTAATAGTGGACAAACCGCGCTCGGTATCCAGACATCATTACCCGGGTATCTGATTGCCCAAGGTTTAGGATTGGTCAATTCTGCGGGCGGTGTCAGTTACCTGCTTTCCGATCACTATGGCACAGACAAACGTATTGCCACAGGCGTGGGGATCAGTCTCAGTGACAGCAGCGGCAGAGCAATGAATTTTGTTGGCTGGGGGGGATGTGTCAGCAACTGTATTTCCACTACCAGTGCAGGTTGGTATCCGGTTCTCACCGGGGCTAATGCTAATGGCAGTAATGCTGCGGGTTTCAACAACTATTCGCACCACTTCACTGCCACATTAAAAAAACTACCGAATGGCACACCAACAGCCGGTAAAATTGATGCTACAGCCTATGTTTTGGTTAAAATACAATGA
- a CDS encoding PLP-dependent aminotransferase family protein, producing MKKNVASFPSILLKKGKIREQFYLVIKELILNGQLKAGRKLPSSRTLSEMMSISRNSILSGFERLIDEGYLVTKKGSGTYVTSVIPDEVIQVKSIPLHEKINNKNSTKNINPHMQVMKKIWDMTSPYAGNNMKFNIGVGCIDLFPHELWGRLLGRIWRQFRHQDWRLNEPLGFKPLRLAISEYVRTTRGLNCIDEQILIVNGTQQAINLAAQVLLQQGDEVWLDEPGYDGALGAFTSRGAKVCPVISDKNGMDISYAIKHWPHAKMIFTSPSHQFPLGGTLSLSRRIALLDWASENKMWIFEDDYNSEFRYTAQPIQALQGLDKQQRVIYAGSFSKMMFPGFHLGFLVIPENLVESFKIAKYYADTRTPYLEQTILAAFISEGHYARHVRRVRKACHERQQVMIEAIQLYLPEIIHAEPSDSGIHIVCWLSEEIQESYMIEQCRKANLGAQPLSRYSQTEPTSQAILLGFAAHSPSEIVEGIKKLAQILNQ from the coding sequence ATGAAAAAAAACGTTGCCAGCTTCCCAAGCATATTGCTAAAAAAAGGAAAAATTCGAGAGCAGTTTTATTTGGTGATAAAAGAACTCATATTGAATGGTCAGCTGAAAGCGGGAAGAAAACTCCCTTCCAGCAGAACACTGTCTGAAATGATGTCAATTTCAAGAAACTCTATTTTATCGGGTTTCGAACGCCTCATTGATGAAGGTTATCTCGTCACAAAAAAAGGTTCTGGAACTTATGTTACATCAGTAATTCCTGATGAAGTTATTCAAGTTAAATCTATACCTCTTCACGAAAAAATAAATAATAAAAATAGCACCAAAAATATTAATCCTCATATGCAGGTAATGAAAAAAATATGGGATATGACCTCGCCATATGCCGGCAATAATATGAAATTTAATATTGGAGTCGGTTGTATAGATTTATTCCCACATGAGCTTTGGGGGCGACTATTAGGGCGAATCTGGCGTCAGTTTCGCCATCAGGATTGGAGGCTCAATGAACCTTTGGGATTTAAACCATTAAGATTAGCCATTAGTGAATATGTTCGCACAACACGCGGCCTGAATTGTATTGATGAACAGATACTTATTGTCAATGGAACCCAACAAGCAATAAATCTTGCAGCGCAAGTTCTTTTGCAACAAGGAGATGAGGTTTGGTTAGATGAACCGGGATATGATGGCGCTTTAGGCGCATTTACTTCGAGGGGTGCCAAAGTCTGCCCCGTCATCAGTGATAAAAATGGTATGGATATCTCCTATGCTATAAAACATTGGCCACACGCAAAAATGATTTTTACTTCGCCATCCCATCAATTTCCGCTTGGCGGCACATTAAGCTTGTCCAGAAGAATTGCTCTACTTGACTGGGCCTCTGAAAATAAAATGTGGATTTTTGAGGATGATTACAACAGTGAATTTAGATATACAGCACAACCGATACAAGCACTGCAAGGATTAGATAAACAACAGCGAGTTATATACGCTGGTTCATTCTCTAAAATGATGTTTCCGGGATTTCATTTAGGCTTTCTAGTCATCCCTGAAAATCTAGTGGAGTCTTTTAAAATTGCCAAATATTATGCAGATACACGTACACCTTATTTAGAACAAACGATACTTGCTGCATTTATTTCTGAAGGGCATTATGCGCGTCACGTCAGGCGGGTTAGAAAAGCATGTCATGAACGCCAACAGGTTATGATTGAGGCCATACAATTATATCTTCCAGAAATTATTCACGCAGAACCTTCGGATTCAGGTATTCATATTGTCTGTTGGTTATCGGAAGAAATTCAGGAATCTTATATGATTGAGCAATGTCGTAAAGCGAATTTGGGCGCACAACCCCTTTCACGCTACAGCCAAACAGAACCAACAAGCCAAGCCATCCTGTTAGGTTTTGCCGCCCATTCCCCATCAGAAATCGTTGAAGGTATCAAGAAACTGGCTCAAATATTGAATCAATAA
- a CDS encoding chemotaxis protein produces the protein MDNFQKEIEERTNLTSSNRFELLLFRLGESQEEQQSELYGINVFKLREIVPMPTLTKAAGMASPMMGMANIRGEIIPVIDLPAIVGCVPKTGLNILLVTEYARSTQAFAVESVDDIVRLEWSQVLAADAGVKSRNITSIARLDNDKASNRLALVLDVEQILYDIIPANRNVQIDSEKTKAFDLKPGAVAIVAEDSKVARSMLEQALKMMDIPAVMHITGLEAWNKIKKIADEARAEGRPVSDKISFVLTDLEMPEMDGFTLTLNIKRDEFLKNIPVIIHSSLSGSANEDHVRKVGADAYVAKFEANELEAAIHSALDSKKALNP, from the coding sequence ATGGATAATTTTCAAAAAGAGATAGAGGAGAGAACAAATCTCACCTCCTCCAACAGATTTGAGCTGTTGCTGTTCCGTTTGGGGGAATCCCAAGAGGAGCAACAATCGGAGCTGTACGGCATTAACGTGTTTAAATTACGTGAAATAGTCCCGATGCCAACCTTAACCAAAGCGGCAGGTATGGCTTCACCTATGATGGGTATGGCGAATATTCGTGGGGAAATCATTCCCGTGATTGACCTTCCGGCGATTGTCGGCTGTGTACCCAAAACCGGATTAAACATTCTGCTGGTGACCGAATATGCCCGTAGTACTCAGGCATTTGCGGTGGAATCTGTTGACGATATTGTCCGTTTGGAATGGAGTCAGGTACTGGCGGCTGATGCGGGTGTCAAGAGCCGTAATATCACCAGTATTGCGCGTCTCGACAACGATAAAGCCAGTAACCGCCTGGCGTTGGTCTTGGATGTTGAGCAGATTTTATATGACATTATTCCGGCTAACCGCAATGTTCAAATTGATAGCGAGAAGACCAAAGCCTTTGATTTGAAACCGGGGGCAGTCGCTATTGTGGCAGAAGACTCAAAAGTCGCTCGCTCCATGCTAGAACAAGCCTTGAAGATGATGGATATTCCTGCCGTTATGCATATCACCGGTTTGGAAGCGTGGAATAAAATCAAGAAGATAGCTGATGAGGCAAGAGCAGAAGGCCGTCCGGTTTCGGATAAAATTTCATTTGTATTAACTGATTTAGAAATGCCAGAGATGGATGGCTTTACTCTGACACTGAATATTAAGCGGGATGAATTCCTGAAGAATATTCCGGTGATTATCCACTCCTCATTATCGGGTAGCGCAAACGAAGACCACGTGCGTAAAGTGGGTGCTGACGCCTATGTAGCGAAATTTGAAGCTAACGAATTGGAAGCCGCTATCCACAGTGCGTTGGACTCAAAGAAAGCCTTGAACCCGTAG
- a CDS encoding TetR/AcrR family transcriptional regulator — MARVSKQQMALNREAIVETSSQLFRARGLNGVSVNDLMAAVGLTHGGFYGHFASKDELAAIASRKALDESSTRWQEISSEPDQNNLRTLVEFYLSPTHRDHAENGCAITALASDVARENDDNPVCEVYLSGVKSMLARLESVSNIEDPEQRRQHTLAQFAMMSGALTLARATAGNQLSDEFLEAAKKALLREES, encoded by the coding sequence ATGGCCCGGGTATCAAAGCAACAAATGGCACTCAATCGCGAGGCAATCGTCGAGACGTCTTCGCAACTCTTCCGTGCTCGGGGTTTGAATGGTGTCAGTGTCAACGATTTAATGGCTGCGGTCGGTTTGACTCATGGCGGATTCTACGGGCACTTTGCTTCTAAAGATGAACTGGCGGCGATTGCCAGCCGCAAAGCACTCGATGAGTCCAGCACCCGCTGGCAAGAAATCAGCAGCGAGCCAGACCAGAATAACCTGCGCACACTGGTGGAGTTTTATCTCTCACCGACCCACCGTGACCATGCCGAAAATGGCTGTGCGATCACAGCATTAGCCAGTGATGTGGCACGTGAGAATGATGATAATCCAGTGTGTGAGGTCTATCTTAGCGGGGTGAAATCCATGCTGGCGAGATTAGAGTCCGTCTCTAATATAGAAGATCCCGAACAACGCAGACAGCATACACTGGCGCAGTTTGCGATGATGTCAGGTGCATTAACACTGGCGCGCGCGACCGCTGGGAATCAATTATCGGATGAGTTTCTTGAGGCGGCTAAAAAAGCCTTACTGAGGGAAGAGTCATAA
- a CDS encoding fimbrial biogenesis chaperone — protein MTLTAHNIIACTLLLLSGVPLWTQASVVMTGTRIIYPEGTREKVLQLSNKDDHPNLVQLWMDDGNNQSSPSKSDVPFTLTPQIFRMEAKSGQVVRLSYIERNLPKDRESVFYLNFLQIPALKKADTQPENKLVLIVNNRLKVFYRPAALKENVDTLGAKVRVTLESSNGDKIKIHNPTAYYISLRDAKLVSDGKTISFATSEMFAPNSTTDLALPAGVKAKKGELLTLNVVNDYGTNIPCDYYL, from the coding sequence ATGACACTGACTGCCCACAACATTATCGCCTGCACATTATTACTGCTTAGCGGCGTACCCTTATGGACGCAAGCCAGTGTTGTCATGACAGGGACTCGTATTATTTATCCTGAAGGTACTCGGGAGAAGGTGCTACAGCTCAGTAATAAAGATGACCACCCTAATTTGGTCCAATTATGGATGGATGATGGCAATAATCAGTCTTCGCCATCAAAAAGTGATGTCCCTTTCACATTGACTCCCCAAATATTCCGGATGGAAGCTAAAAGTGGACAAGTGGTTCGCCTGTCCTATATTGAGCGCAATTTACCCAAAGATCGTGAATCCGTTTTCTATCTGAATTTTTTACAAATTCCCGCCTTAAAAAAAGCCGATACACAGCCTGAAAACAAACTGGTTTTAATCGTTAATAATCGACTGAAAGTCTTTTATCGCCCTGCTGCATTAAAAGAAAACGTCGATACCTTGGGTGCGAAGGTCCGCGTCACGCTGGAGAGCAGCAATGGTGACAAAATCAAGATACACAATCCTACGGCTTATTACATAAGCCTGCGTGATGCCAAACTAGTCAGTGACGGGAAAACCATCTCATTTGCCACCAGCGAGATGTTTGCCCCCAACTCAACCACTGATTTGGCTTTACCCGCTGGGGTTAAAGCCAAAAAAGGCGAGCTGCTCACGTTGAACGTGGTCAATGATTACGGCACTAACATCCCTTGCGATTACTATTTGTAA
- a CDS encoding fimbrial protein — translation MGKTLMTLALLTLPGIALAATSNNTIKFQGEVAEQTCMVDINGTANTPVVLLPTVSTSNLNQVNAVAGKTNFTINLTGCNIAIQDTKISSVFQGMNVTSAGNLGNVGTAQNVAIQLLDANGAPIRMSGGSVSVPGITLVAGSTSASQDLAAQYITEEGRATAGSVIASAQYAITYP, via the coding sequence ATGGGAAAAACACTAATGACGTTGGCGCTATTGACCCTACCGGGTATCGCGTTGGCGGCGACTTCAAATAACACAATCAAATTTCAGGGGGAAGTTGCTGAACAGACTTGCATGGTTGATATCAATGGCACAGCCAACACACCTGTGGTTCTGTTACCCACCGTCTCGACCAGTAACTTGAATCAAGTCAATGCTGTCGCGGGTAAAACCAATTTCACCATCAATCTCACTGGCTGCAATATCGCCATTCAAGACACCAAAATCAGCTCTGTTTTTCAGGGAATGAACGTCACATCTGCCGGTAATCTGGGTAATGTAGGAACAGCACAAAATGTTGCTATTCAGTTACTTGATGCGAATGGCGCTCCTATTCGTATGTCTGGTGGCAGCGTTTCCGTACCTGGAATTACGCTGGTCGCTGGTTCGACATCAGCATCACAGGATTTGGCTGCCCAATATATTACAGAAGAAGGTCGCGCCACCGCAGGGAGCGTTATTGCTTCCGCGCAATATGCGATCACCTATCCCTAA